In the genome of Terribacillus sp. FSL K6-0262, one region contains:
- a CDS encoding ribosomal L7Ae/L30e/S12e/Gadd45 family protein, producing the protein MSKNYLNLLGLAVRAGQCTFGEEAIVRDVQRQKAKLVIAASDIGPQTLKKLRNKTDFYNIAFRQVEEDRGQLSQAIGKSGRVAVAILDDGFADKLKSLLTESTRR; encoded by the coding sequence ATGAGTAAAAATTATTTGAACTTGTTAGGGCTTGCTGTGCGTGCCGGACAATGCACCTTCGGGGAAGAAGCGATTGTCCGGGATGTTCAGCGACAGAAAGCAAAGCTAGTAATAGCTGCCAGTGATATCGGTCCCCAAACCTTGAAGAAACTCCGCAACAAGACCGATTTCTACAACATCGCCTTTCGGCAGGTAGAGGAGGACCGGGGGCAATTATCACAAGCGATTGGTAAATCCGGCAGAGTCGCAGTTGCCATCTTGGATGATGGTTTTGCAGACAAATTGAAATCTTTGCTCACTGAATCCACTCGGAGGTGA
- a CDS encoding PolC-type DNA polymerase III: MSLSQNEKMDMLLEQIQLDEETIAAHFKESQLEKLEVDPKAKSWHFHFQLANLLPPTIYKIFTAKLTEAFAHIAAVNWSIRCVANTVDSDYIKDYWKDFVLTYPKLSPAYKDLVQTQTPVVNGNKIMLTARNEAEASALKKRLEPAFQTYCEKIGAGLYMLTVTVQEQNLEELNKFREQKALEDSLLVQKAIKDSEERAKKQEEAPQGPVMIGYAINDEITPMQDIQDEERRMAVQGYVFDVDIRELRSGRHLLIAKVTDYTDSFQIKMFSKGNEDADKFKQLKKGMWIKARGSIQTDNFTNELTMMANDINEISVTLRQDEAQEGEKRVELHAHTLMSQMDAVTSATRLIETAARFGHESIAITDHAVVQSYPEAFAAGKKNGIKVIYGMEANLVDDGVPIAYNSKDIDLEDATYIVFDVETTGLSASYDKIIELAAVKFRDGEIVDRFERFANPHQKLSQTIIDLTGITDDMLVDAPEIEDVLNDFRDWMGDDVLVAHNASFDMGFLNQGFKRIGLEKASNAVIDTLELARFLFPQLKNHRLNTLCKFLDIELTQHHRAIYDTEATGYLLWRLLKEAFKKEIKNHNQLNDYMGEGNAYQRSRPYHCTIYVQNEVGLKNMYKLVSMSHVDYFYRVPRIPRSKLEQHREGLIISSGCDKGEVFEAMMQKSKEDAAEAAAFYDVIEIQPPSNYYHLIEKELVQNEAHLFDILRNLVELGDDLGKPVVATGNVHYIEEHEKQYRNILIKTQNGNPLSRQTLPDVHFRTTNEMLACFDFLPAEKAKEVVVTNTQKVSEMIEDVKPVKEDLYTPNIDGAEDEMRQMSYDRARSIYGDPLPEIVEKRIEKELKSIIGHGFAVIYLISHKLVKKSLEDGYLVGSRGSVGSSLIATLTDITEVNPLPPHYVCTSCKYNEFFNDGSVASGYDLPEKACPACGEPLKRDGQDIPFETFLGFKGDKVPDIDLNFSGTYQPQAHNYTKVLFGEDKVYRAGTIGTVAEKTAYGYVKGYASDNQLHIRNAEVDRLVQGCTGVKRTTGQHPGGIIVVPDDQDIYDFTPIQYPADDRNSEWRTTHFDFHSIHDNLLKLDILGHDDPTVIRMLQDLSGIDPKTIPTNDPEVMKIFSGTESLGVTPEQIMCKTGTLGVPEFGTRFVRQMLEDTNPSTFAELVQISGLSHGTDVWLGNAQELINSGICTLPEVIGCRDDIMVYLMHRGLESSLAFKIMESVRKGKGLQDEWIEEMKKNNVPDWYIDSCLKIKYMFPKAHAAAYVLMAVRIAYFKVHHPILFYAAYFSVRASDFELDTMIKGSEAIRQRINEINHKGHDASPKEKNLVTVLELSLEMCERGFRFQRVDLYKSSATDFIVDGDSLIPPFNAIDGLGTNAAHNIVKAREDGEFLSKEDLRERSRISKTVLEYMDQHGCLEGMADQNQLSLF; this comes from the coding sequence ATGAGTCTAAGCCAAAATGAAAAAATGGACATGCTCCTTGAGCAGATCCAGCTGGATGAAGAAACCATTGCAGCTCATTTCAAGGAGAGTCAGCTGGAGAAATTGGAAGTGGACCCGAAAGCAAAGTCATGGCATTTTCATTTCCAACTGGCAAATCTGCTGCCGCCGACCATATACAAAATCTTCACTGCCAAGCTGACGGAAGCATTTGCGCATATCGCCGCCGTGAACTGGTCGATACGCTGTGTCGCCAATACAGTTGACAGTGATTATATCAAGGATTATTGGAAGGATTTTGTCCTGACATATCCCAAGCTCTCACCTGCCTATAAGGATTTGGTGCAGACACAAACACCAGTAGTTAACGGTAATAAGATTATGTTAACTGCCAGGAATGAAGCAGAAGCCAGTGCTCTGAAAAAAAGGCTGGAGCCTGCCTTTCAAACTTACTGCGAGAAAATCGGTGCTGGACTATACATGCTTACAGTCACTGTCCAGGAACAGAACCTGGAGGAATTGAACAAATTCCGCGAACAGAAGGCGTTGGAAGACAGTCTGCTCGTCCAAAAAGCGATCAAGGATTCGGAAGAACGGGCGAAGAAACAGGAGGAAGCTCCTCAAGGCCCTGTCATGATCGGATATGCCATCAATGATGAAATCACACCGATGCAGGATATCCAGGACGAGGAACGCCGTATGGCCGTCCAAGGCTATGTCTTTGATGTGGATATAAGGGAATTGCGCTCCGGCCGCCACTTGCTCATCGCAAAAGTGACGGATTACACAGACAGCTTCCAGATCAAAATGTTTTCCAAAGGCAATGAAGATGCAGATAAATTCAAACAGCTCAAAAAGGGCATGTGGATTAAGGCACGCGGAAGCATCCAGACTGACAACTTCACCAATGAACTTACCATGATGGCGAATGATATCAATGAAATCTCCGTCACCCTTCGGCAGGATGAAGCCCAAGAAGGGGAAAAGCGTGTCGAGCTGCATGCGCATACACTCATGAGTCAAATGGATGCCGTGACATCAGCGACACGTTTGATCGAAACAGCAGCAAGATTCGGTCATGAAAGCATTGCAATCACCGATCACGCTGTTGTGCAAAGCTATCCGGAAGCCTTTGCTGCAGGTAAGAAGAACGGCATCAAGGTCATTTATGGGATGGAAGCCAACCTCGTGGATGACGGTGTGCCAATCGCATACAACAGTAAGGATATCGATTTGGAAGATGCGACTTATATCGTATTTGACGTGGAAACGACAGGTCTTTCTGCTTCCTACGATAAAATCATTGAATTGGCTGCCGTGAAATTCCGTGATGGGGAAATCGTCGATCGATTCGAGCGGTTCGCCAATCCGCACCAAAAATTGAGCCAGACAATCATCGATCTTACTGGAATCACGGATGATATGCTTGTGGATGCGCCGGAAATCGAGGATGTCCTGAACGATTTCCGTGACTGGATGGGTGATGATGTGCTTGTTGCACATAACGCAAGCTTTGATATGGGCTTCCTTAATCAAGGTTTCAAGCGGATTGGTTTAGAGAAAGCGTCCAACGCTGTAATTGATACATTGGAGCTTGCCAGATTCCTGTTCCCGCAGCTGAAGAATCACCGCCTGAATACGTTGTGTAAGTTCCTGGATATTGAATTGACGCAGCATCACCGGGCCATTTATGATACCGAGGCTACAGGTTATCTGCTATGGCGTTTGCTAAAGGAAGCGTTCAAAAAAGAAATAAAGAATCATAACCAGCTAAACGATTACATGGGGGAAGGGAATGCGTATCAACGCTCCCGTCCATACCACTGTACGATTTATGTACAAAATGAAGTCGGCTTGAAGAACATGTACAAGCTTGTCAGCATGTCCCATGTGGATTACTTCTACCGTGTTCCCCGGATTCCGCGCTCCAAACTGGAGCAGCATCGGGAGGGCTTGATCATCAGCTCCGGCTGTGACAAAGGGGAAGTGTTCGAAGCAATGATGCAAAAATCAAAAGAAGATGCAGCCGAAGCCGCTGCCTTCTATGATGTCATCGAAATACAGCCTCCGTCCAATTATTATCATTTGATTGAAAAGGAGCTTGTACAGAATGAAGCGCATCTGTTCGATATCCTTCGCAATCTTGTCGAGCTCGGAGACGATTTGGGGAAACCGGTGGTGGCGACTGGCAACGTGCATTATATCGAAGAACACGAAAAGCAGTACCGTAACATCCTGATCAAGACACAGAATGGTAACCCGCTCAGCAGGCAGACATTGCCGGATGTTCATTTCCGCACAACAAATGAGATGCTGGCATGTTTCGATTTCCTGCCAGCCGAAAAGGCAAAGGAAGTCGTCGTAACCAATACGCAGAAAGTCTCTGAAATGATAGAAGATGTCAAGCCGGTCAAAGAAGATCTTTACACACCCAATATCGATGGCGCCGAGGACGAAATGCGTCAGATGAGCTATGACCGGGCGCGGAGCATTTATGGGGATCCTTTGCCGGAAATAGTCGAGAAACGGATCGAGAAAGAACTGAAAAGCATCATCGGGCACGGGTTTGCCGTCATCTATCTCATTTCGCATAAACTGGTGAAAAAATCACTGGAAGACGGCTATTTGGTCGGTTCCCGGGGATCGGTCGGTTCGTCCCTGATAGCGACGCTTACCGATATCACCGAAGTGAACCCGCTGCCGCCGCATTATGTGTGCACTAGCTGTAAATACAACGAATTCTTCAACGATGGATCGGTTGCCAGCGGCTATGATCTGCCAGAAAAAGCATGCCCGGCCTGCGGGGAGCCGTTGAAACGGGACGGACAGGATATCCCGTTTGAAACCTTCCTTGGTTTCAAAGGGGATAAAGTTCCCGATATCGATCTGAATTTCTCTGGTACTTATCAGCCGCAAGCCCACAACTATACGAAGGTGCTGTTCGGGGAAGATAAAGTATATCGTGCCGGTACGATCGGTACCGTCGCCGAAAAGACAGCTTATGGTTATGTGAAAGGCTATGCCAGCGATAATCAGCTCCACATCCGCAATGCGGAAGTGGATCGGCTCGTCCAGGGCTGCACGGGTGTGAAAAGAACGACTGGTCAGCACCCAGGGGGTATAATTGTCGTACCGGATGACCAAGATATATATGATTTCACACCAATCCAATATCCAGCGGATGATCGCAACTCGGAATGGCGGACGACCCACTTCGACTTCCATTCCATTCACGATAATCTGCTGAAGCTGGATATACTCGGACACGATGATCCGACCGTCATCCGCATGCTTCAGGATTTGTCCGGTATCGATCCGAAGACGATTCCGACGAATGATCCGGAAGTCATGAAGATTTTCTCGGGAACGGAATCGCTGGGTGTGACGCCGGAGCAGATCATGTGTAAAACCGGTACACTCGGTGTGCCTGAGTTCGGTACACGTTTCGTACGTCAAATGCTGGAAGATACCAATCCGTCGACATTTGCCGAGCTCGTCCAGATTTCCGGTCTGTCCCACGGTACGGATGTATGGCTTGGCAATGCCCAGGAATTGATAAATAGCGGCATTTGTACATTGCCTGAAGTAATCGGCTGCCGTGATGACATCATGGTATATTTGATGCACCGGGGACTTGAATCATCGCTTGCCTTCAAAATCATGGAGTCTGTCCGTAAAGGGAAGGGACTGCAGGATGAATGGATCGAGGAGATGAAGAAGAACAATGTACCTGATTGGTATATCGACTCCTGCCTGAAGATCAAGTACATGTTCCCGAAAGCACACGCGGCTGCATATGTCCTTATGGCAGTACGGATTGCCTACTTCAAAGTGCATCATCCGATTCTTTTCTATGCAGCGTACTTCAGCGTTCGTGCAAGTGATTTCGAGCTCGATACGATGATCAAAGGTTCGGAAGCGATCCGCCAGCGTATCAACGAAATCAATCATAAAGGACATGATGCATCTCCTAAGGAGAAGAACCTTGTCACTGTTCTGGAGCTTTCCCTTGAAATGTGCGAGCGCGGTTTCCGTTTCCAGCGGGTCGATCTCTACAAGTCCAGCGCGACGGATTTCATCGTGGACGGGGACAGTTTGATCCCGCCATTCAATGCCATCGATGGACTGGGTACCAACGCTGCGCACAATATCGTGAAAGCACGGGAAGACGGGGAATTCCTTTCGAAGGAAGATCTGCGTGAAAGAAGCAGGATCAGTAAGACGGTATTGGAATATATGGATCAGCATGGCTGTCTGGAAGGAATGGCTGACCAGAACCAGCTTTCGCTATTCTGA
- a CDS encoding YlxR family protein translates to MKQKKVPLRKCVVSNEMKPKQELIRVVRNKEGEVFVDETGKKNGRGAYVSKDAAVIEKAKKQDTLARHLNAQIDDSIYEELERLAKGQHS, encoded by the coding sequence ATGAAACAAAAGAAGGTTCCGCTTCGAAAATGTGTGGTTTCCAATGAAATGAAGCCGAAACAGGAATTGATCCGGGTCGTCCGCAACAAAGAAGGCGAAGTTTTCGTGGATGAGACCGGCAAGAAGAACGGACGCGGTGCGTATGTCTCCAAGGATGCGGCTGTCATTGAGAAAGCGAAGAAACAAGATACGCTGGCGCGTCACTTGAATGCACAGATCGATGATTCTATTTATGAAGAGCTTGAGCGATTAGCGAAAGGCCAGCACTCATGA
- the nusA gene encoding transcription termination factor NusA, whose protein sequence is MSSELFDAITYLEKEKGINKDVLIEALEAALISAYKKNFKSATNVRVDLNETTGSMKVFARKDVVEEVEDSQQQMTLDEARAISGTYDIGDVVEIEVTPKDFGRIAAQAAKQVVTQRVREAERGVIFSEYADREEDVMTGIISRNDPRFIYVDLGKIEAKLPESEQMPTEKYEIHDRLKVYVTKVENTNKGPSIFVSRTHPGLLKRLFEMEVPEIYDGTVEIRSVAREAGDRSKISVYASQAEVDPVGSCVGQRGQRVQAIVNELKGEKIDIVEWSEDPVEYVSNALSPSKVISVLVDEEEKATTVIVPDYQLSLAIGKRGQNARLAAKLTGWKIDIKSETEARELGLLTDQDTDSADFDDLDEDTY, encoded by the coding sequence GTGAGCAGCGAGCTTTTTGATGCCATTACTTATTTGGAGAAAGAGAAAGGGATTAATAAGGATGTCCTGATCGAAGCGCTGGAAGCAGCCTTGATCTCCGCTTATAAAAAGAACTTCAAATCCGCGACGAATGTACGCGTCGATTTGAATGAAACTACCGGATCCATGAAAGTCTTCGCCCGCAAGGACGTTGTCGAGGAAGTCGAGGACAGCCAGCAGCAAATGACCCTGGATGAGGCTCGTGCCATTTCTGGAACGTACGATATCGGTGATGTCGTCGAGATCGAAGTGACGCCGAAGGATTTCGGGCGTATTGCAGCACAGGCGGCAAAGCAAGTCGTCACACAGCGTGTGCGTGAAGCAGAGCGCGGTGTCATATTCAGTGAATATGCAGATCGGGAAGAAGATGTCATGACTGGTATCATCTCCCGCAATGATCCGCGCTTCATCTATGTGGATCTTGGCAAAATCGAGGCAAAGCTGCCGGAAAGCGAGCAGATGCCGACAGAAAAATATGAGATTCACGATCGCCTGAAGGTGTATGTGACGAAAGTAGAGAACACAAATAAAGGACCGAGTATTTTCGTTTCCCGGACCCATCCAGGTCTTTTGAAGCGATTGTTTGAAATGGAAGTGCCAGAAATCTATGATGGTACTGTAGAGATCCGTTCGGTTGCCCGTGAGGCCGGGGATCGTTCGAAGATTTCCGTCTACGCCTCCCAAGCAGAAGTCGATCCAGTCGGCTCATGTGTCGGTCAGCGCGGTCAGCGTGTCCAAGCAATCGTGAATGAACTCAAAGGGGAAAAAATCGATATCGTTGAATGGTCCGAAGATCCGGTCGAGTATGTATCCAATGCCCTCAGTCCGTCCAAGGTCATCTCTGTCCTCGTTGACGAAGAAGAAAAAGCGACAACTGTCATCGTACCGGATTATCAGCTCAGCCTTGCCATCGGCAAACGCGGACAAAACGCGCGACTGGCAGCGAAATTGACGGGCTGGAAGATCGATATCAAATCCGAAACAGAAGCACGCGAGCTTGGTTTACTGACTGATCAGGATACAGATTCTGCGGACTTTGACGATTTAGACGAAGACACATATTGA
- the infB gene encoding translation initiation factor IF-2: MSKIRVYEYAKEKNVSSKEIINKLKDMNIEVANHMSMITESAKDRLDKSFTGKSASSEKVAIKTGNSANTTNSANNNGQNNKPKNKAGGGQNRNQQRNGNRKPGKGGQNNNRRGGRNNSRNQKAPQQKRPEMPTPDKITFKGSLTVSELAAKLHRESTEIIKKLFLQGVMATKNQDLDKDAIEMICLEYNVEVEEEVDVDVTDLDNYKIEDKAEDLQERPAVVTIMGHVDHGKTTLLDSIRDTKVTEGEAGGITQHIGAYQVEENGKKITFLDTPGHAAFTSMRSRGAQVTDIAILVVAADDGVMPQTVEAINHAKAAEVPIIVAVNKIDLEGANPDRVMQELTEHGLIPEDWGGDTIFVQLSAKKREGIDDLLEMILLVTEVEELKANPNRAAEGTVIEAQLDKGRGPVATLLVQNGTLNVGDSIVVGNAYGRVRAMVNDLGRRVKTAPPSTPVEITGLNSVPNAGDQFMVFEDEKQARQVGEARQQKQVEENRSTGARVSLDDLFNQIKQGEVKDINLIVKADVHGSVEAMAASLEKIEVEGVKVRIIHTGVGAITESDVILASASNAIIIGFNVRPDANAKKAAESENVDIRQHRIIYKVIEEIESAMKGMLDPEFEEKVIGQAEVRQIIKVSRIGTIAGSYVTEGKITRDASIRVIRDGIVIVEDEIDSLKRFKDDVREVATNYECGITLKNFHDIKEGDTFEAYVMEEIERK, encoded by the coding sequence ATGTCAAAGATTCGTGTTTACGAATACGCAAAAGAGAAGAATGTTTCCAGTAAGGAAATCATCAATAAATTGAAAGATATGAATATCGAAGTGGCCAATCATATGTCCATGATCACGGAATCGGCTAAGGACAGATTGGATAAAAGCTTCACAGGAAAAAGCGCGAGCAGCGAGAAAGTAGCGATTAAAACGGGGAACTCAGCAAACACAACCAACTCAGCAAATAACAATGGTCAGAACAACAAGCCGAAAAACAAAGCTGGCGGCGGACAAAACCGTAATCAGCAGCGTAACGGCAACAGAAAGCCTGGCAAGGGCGGACAGAACAATAACAGACGCGGCGGCCGGAACAACAGTCGTAATCAAAAAGCGCCGCAGCAGAAACGTCCGGAAATGCCGACTCCAGACAAAATCACCTTCAAAGGGTCTTTGACTGTCAGCGAATTGGCAGCAAAGCTTCATAGGGAGTCCACTGAAATCATCAAGAAACTCTTCCTCCAAGGTGTCATGGCAACGAAGAACCAGGACTTGGATAAAGATGCAATCGAAATGATTTGTTTAGAGTACAATGTCGAAGTGGAAGAAGAAGTGGACGTTGATGTAACGGATCTTGACAATTATAAAATCGAGGATAAAGCAGAAGACCTGCAGGAGCGTCCTGCTGTCGTCACGATCATGGGACACGTTGACCATGGTAAAACGACCCTGCTTGATTCCATCCGCGATACAAAAGTGACCGAAGGTGAAGCAGGCGGGATCACACAGCATATCGGGGCTTATCAGGTGGAAGAGAACGGAAAGAAAATCACTTTCCTTGATACACCTGGTCACGCAGCCTTCACGAGCATGCGTTCCCGCGGTGCGCAGGTGACGGATATAGCGATCCTGGTAGTGGCTGCCGATGACGGCGTGATGCCGCAGACAGTCGAAGCCATCAACCACGCAAAAGCCGCAGAGGTACCGATCATCGTGGCAGTGAACAAAATCGATTTGGAAGGTGCAAACCCCGATCGTGTAATGCAGGAGCTTACAGAGCATGGCCTCATCCCTGAGGACTGGGGCGGAGATACGATTTTCGTCCAGCTATCTGCCAAAAAACGAGAAGGTATCGACGATTTGCTTGAAATGATCCTGCTTGTAACCGAGGTTGAGGAATTGAAAGCAAACCCGAATCGTGCGGCAGAGGGTACCGTAATCGAGGCGCAATTGGATAAAGGACGCGGTCCGGTAGCTACATTGCTCGTTCAGAACGGCACGCTCAATGTCGGGGACAGCATTGTCGTCGGAAATGCATACGGTCGTGTGCGTGCAATGGTCAATGATTTGGGCCGCCGTGTGAAGACAGCTCCTCCTTCCACTCCGGTCGAGATCACCGGCTTGAACTCAGTGCCTAATGCAGGTGATCAGTTCATGGTATTCGAAGATGAGAAACAAGCCCGTCAAGTAGGGGAAGCAAGACAGCAGAAGCAAGTGGAAGAAAACCGTTCCACAGGCGCGCGTGTCAGCCTTGATGATTTGTTTAACCAAATCAAGCAAGGGGAAGTGAAAGATATCAACCTGATCGTGAAAGCGGACGTGCATGGTTCCGTGGAAGCGATGGCTGCATCTTTGGAGAAAATCGAAGTGGAAGGTGTCAAAGTCCGTATCATTCACACTGGTGTGGGTGCCATCACAGAATCCGATGTCATCCTTGCATCTGCTTCTAACGCAATCATCATCGGATTCAACGTACGTCCGGATGCCAATGCGAAAAAAGCGGCGGAATCAGAGAATGTCGATATCCGTCAGCATCGCATCATCTATAAAGTAATCGAAGAAATCGAGTCGGCTATGAAAGGGATGCTTGATCCCGAGTTCGAAGAGAAAGTCATCGGACAAGCGGAGGTTCGTCAAATCATCAAGGTATCCCGTATCGGTACGATTGCCGGAAGTTATGTAACAGAAGGTAAAATCACACGTGATGCTTCCATCCGTGTCATCCGTGACGGTATCGTGATCGTCGAGGACGAAATCGATTCTTTGAAACGATTCAAGGATGACGTGCGTGAAGTTGCCACAAACTATGAGTGTGGTATCACATTGAAGAATTTCCACGATATCAAAGAAGGCGACACATTCGAAGCATATGTGATGGAAGAAATCGAAAGAAAATGA
- the rimP gene encoding ribosome maturation factor RimP, producing the protein MAANITEVTESYLQPIVEELQLELVDVEFVKEGKNWFLRVYVDKAEGIDIEECAIVSEKLSAVLDENDPVDFPYFLEVSSPGAERPLKTKQAITNSIGKTVNVKLYEPIDNEKEYQGTLKAFEDDVLTLEVMNKARKKEISLPYEKIAKARLAVTFN; encoded by the coding sequence TTGGCAGCCAATATAACGGAAGTTACGGAAAGCTATCTACAACCAATCGTGGAAGAGCTGCAGCTGGAGCTGGTCGATGTGGAATTCGTCAAGGAAGGCAAGAACTGGTTCCTGCGGGTCTATGTCGATAAAGCAGAAGGCATCGATATCGAGGAATGCGCCATCGTTTCAGAGAAATTGAGTGCAGTCCTTGATGAGAATGATCCGGTTGACTTCCCGTACTTTCTGGAGGTTTCTTCGCCAGGGGCGGAAAGACCGCTTAAAACAAAACAAGCAATCACAAACAGTATCGGTAAGACAGTAAATGTGAAACTGTACGAGCCGATCGATAATGAAAAAGAGTACCAAGGTACATTGAAGGCGTTCGAAGACGATGTATTGACATTGGAAGTCATGAACAAAGCGAGGAAGAAGGAAATTTCCCTTCCATATGAGAAAATCGCGAAGGCACGTCTGGCTGTAACGTTTAACTAA